In the bacterium genome, GAAACAGTCCGGGTCGTACAGGCGGGAGGCGTCGTTAGACTCGGCAAGCCGCCTTACCCAGGATGCCAGCTTTCTCATGGTTCCGGCGTCCGTCAGGCTTTCCTGCCGACGGCTGGCGTGAACCAGCGTCAGGTGAAGGGCTTTTTCTTCTCCGGAAGGTTCGCCGATAAGGCGGGCAAGCTGCCGGAATCTCACCCTGTCCGCGAAAGAGGCCTGCTCGCCTCCAGACTTACTGGTGACCGAACCGGGGTGGAAGCGGTAAAAAACCAGCGCCTCCGGTATGTTGTGAAAAACCGCCCCCGCCTCGGCCATGCGAACCCAAAGATCGTAGTCCTGAGCCTTCTTGAATTCCTCGGCGTACGAAATATCGCGGCTGTCGAGGAATGATTTCCTCATCATCACGGTCGGGTGGAACAATGAGCTGCTTAAAAAAAGATTCGCCTTTATCCGGCGGTCGTCTACAGGGTGTTTGCCGGTTCCAGCCCTATCGCCCATGCGCCGTATCCACGAACCGCACACGTCAATGGACCTGTTATTCTCCAAAAGCTCCAGCTGCCGCGCAAAACGTTCGGGATGGGCTACGTCGTCTGCGTCGATCCGGGCTATGTACTTCCCCTCCGCGGCCCTTATGCCGCAATTCAGGTTTTTCGTAAGCCCCTGATTCTCCGGATTCTCTATGAGCTTTATCCGTTTGTCCAGCCCGGCGTACTCTTTAAGGACGCCAAGGCTTCCGTCGGTGGAAGCGTCGTCGAGGATAATAAATTCAAAGTCGCTGTAAGTCTGAGCAAGAATGCTTTCAACGGCGCCTTGCAGAAACAGCCCGCCATTGTACTGCGACATGATAACCGACACCATTGGCATGGCGGTTTACCTGAAAAACCCGAAAACTTTTTTCAGTTTCCTTGACAGCCTTTTTCCTTTGAGCTCTTCGATTTTCCTGATCTTCGCTTCGTACATTTCCGGCAATATGTAGACATTGCCGTCCCACACGGGAATCGCGAACCGGGAGGCGATCTCCTTTTTCACGACAAGAAACA is a window encoding:
- a CDS encoding glycosyltransferase family 2 protein; the protein is MPMVSVIMSQYNGGLFLQGAVESILAQTYSDFEFIILDDASTDGSLGVLKEYAGLDKRIKLIENPENQGLTKNLNCGIRAAEGKYIARIDADDVAHPERFARQLELLENNRSIDVCGSWIRRMGDRAGTGKHPVDDRRIKANLFLSSSLFHPTVMMRKSFLDSRDISYAEEFKKAQDYDLWVRMAEAGAVFHNIPEALVFYRFHPGSVTSKSGGEQASFADRVRFRQLARLIGEPSGEEKALHLTLVHASRRQESLTDAGTMRKLASWVRRLAESNDASRLYDPDCFRALLSRRWDRAMRESVAGGLGFKDVWDVGTAGTIGFPFWRGLRLRFLSLKR